The genomic window ACGCCTTCGGGCACCGCCTCCAGCAGGCGGACGTCTGCGCGCGGATCACGGCCGAACGTGACGATGCGGCACGGGGTCTGGGAGGCCAGGCGGTCGTACCAGGCCGAGTCGCGGGGGAGGACGGCGCAGGCGTTGGGCGCGAGCTGGGTGAGCAGCTCGGCCTTGGCGTCACAGATGGCCTCGAGGCTGCCGAGCAGCTCGAGATGGGCTTCGCCGATGGTGGTGATGATGCCGATGTCCGGGCGCGTGATGGTGGCCAGTGGTCGTATCTGGTCGCGTCCGCGCATGGCCATCTCGATGACCGCCGCGCGGGTGGCGTGGTCGATGCGCAGCAGGGTCTGGGGAACGCCGTACTCGTTGTTGAGGTTGGCGGCCGTCTTGAGCACGCAGGGATAGTGGGTGGTGAGCACGGCCGCCATCAGGTCCTTGGTTGTGGTCTTGCCGTAGCTGCCGGTGATGGCGACCACCGGGAGGCGGAACTTGCCGCGATAGTGCGCCGCGATGCGATGGTACGACGAAAGGGTATCGTCAACCACGATGGTCCGACCGTGGTCGGCCTCGCATCGGGCAAGGGCTTCGCGCGCCGCCATCACATAGGCAGCGCCGCGGTTGAGCGCCTGCGGCGCAAAGGCATGGCCGTCGAAGTTCTTGCCGGTGAGAGACAGGTAGAGCTCGCCGGGCTGAAGGCTCCGTGTATCGGTGGAGATGCCGGTCACCGCCGTGACGTCGTCGCTGGGCGGCGCGGCGAAGCGGCCTCCCGTGGCCTCGAGGATCTCGTCTACAGTGAGGGGTTCCAACACGCCTACACCTCCTTGCCGATTTGGGGAACAGCTTTTCTGAGCGCCTCGCGGGCCACTTCGGCGTCATCGAAGTGGAGCGTCTGCTCTTTCACGATCTGATAGGTCTCATGACCTTTGCCTGCGATGATGACGCAGTCGCCGGCGCGTGCCATGGCCAGCGCGGCTTCGATGGCAGCGCGTCGATCGACGATCACGTGGCGGTCGCCCGTCTCGGGCATGCCGGCCACGATTTCGTCGATGATCGCCGCTGGCTCTTCGCTGCGTGGGTTGTCGGAGGTGATCACGGTCGTGTCTGACAGCGCAGCCGCGATGCCTCCCATCTTCGGACGCTTGGTGCGATCGCGGTCGCCGCCGCAGCCGAACACAGTGATCACTCGCCCGGTCGTGATGGCCCGCGCGGCGCGCACGATGTTCTCGAGGCCGTCGGGGGTGTGGGCATAGTCGATGATCACGCGGAAGGGCTGCCCCGCGTCGACGGTCTCGAATCGCCCGCGCACCGGTGGAACGGTTTCGAGCGCGGCGGCGACAGTGGCGAGCGGGACGTCGAGGGCCAGGGCTGCGGCGGCCGCGGCAAGGGCGTTGTAGACATTGAAGCGGCCGCACAGGCGCATCGAGACGTCTGCCTCTCCCGCGGGGGTGACGAGGTGGAAGCGGGTGCCGTTGGCCTCATGTCGCACGTCGACGGCGCGCACCTCGGCCGATGCCGTGTCGACGCCGTATCGCATGACTCTCGCGTGCGACGCGGCCGCCATGTCGGCGCTGTGCGGGTCGTCTGCGTTCACCACGGCCCAGGCCGTGGACCTCAGGCCTGTGAAGAGCTTCTGCTTGGCCGCCTTGTAGGCGTCCATGGTGACGTGGAAGTCGAGGTGGTCTTGTGTCAGGTTGGTGAAGACCGCCACGGCGAAGTCGCAGCCGGTCACCCGCTCAAGGGCGAGGGCGTGTGAGCTGACCTCCATCGAGACGCAGTCGTGTCCGTGGGTCACCATCTCTCCCAGTATCTGCTGCAGGTCGAGCGATTCCGGCGTCGTGTTCCGGGCGTCGCGCACCTCACCCCCGATCTTCACGTGAATGGTGCCGATGAGGCCAGGCACTCTTCCGGCGGCTGCGAGCATCGATTCGATGAGCGTGGTCGTTGTGGTCTTGCCATTGGTGCCGGTGACCCCCACCATGGTGAGGCGATGCCCAGGCCAGTCGTGGAAGGCTGCGCTCACAATCGCGAGGGCACGTCGTGCGTCGTTGACTGCGATCACGCACGTCTCTTCAGGGTTCGCAACCGCCTCTGGTCGCTCGACGATGCAGGCCACGGCACCGGCGCCGATGGCCGCGCCCAGGAATCGATGACCGTCCGTGACGTGGCCTGGCACGGCCACGAAGAGGCTTCCTGGGCGCACCTCACGAGAGTCATAGGCGATGTGGCTGACGTTCACCGATTCGGGCGCGCGGCCACCTACCGCGCGCGCGTCAGTGCGGAGTGCGTCGAGCAGGCTGGTGAGCGGGGGCAACGGTGCTCTCACCCTTCTTGGAAGTGGAGGCGGCCTTCGGTCCCCCGGTGTGGGCGATGCCGGCCGGCGCGCCTTTGGCGCCCTTCAGGGCTGTCTTCGCTGACTTTGCCTTGGCGTCTGTGGTCTTGGCTGTGTTGCTGCTCTCGTCGTCCTTGTCGTCCTTCTCGACCACGTCGAGGGGCCTGACGCCCAGGCGCCAGAGCGCTTCGCGTGACACGGCCTTGAAGACAGGCGCCGCAACCGATCCGCCCCAGTGGATGGGCTTGGGGTCTT from Pseudomonadota bacterium includes these protein-coding regions:
- a CDS encoding UDP-N-acetylmuramoyl-tripeptide--D-alanyl-D-alanine ligase, whose amino-acid sequence is MLEPLTVDEILEATGGRFAAPPSDDVTAVTGISTDTRSLQPGELYLSLTGKNFDGHAFAPQALNRGAAYVMAAREALARCEADHGRTIVVDDTLSSYHRIAAHYRGKFRLPVVAITGSYGKTTTKDLMAAVLTTHYPCVLKTAANLNNEYGVPQTLLRIDHATRAAVIEMAMRGRDQIRPLATITRPDIGIITTIGEAHLELLGSLEAICDAKAELLTQLAPNACAVLPRDSAWYDRLASQTPCRIVTFGRDPRADVRLLEAVPEGVEGQRVQLEVKGVALTLHLPMPGPHNAMNLAATVAAAVELGIPLTALERFPDFLETSGRRHEIVHAAGGFELINDAYNAGPASMHAALDTLSEVPVEGRRGAVLADMLELGPTGPDYHRAVGEHAARAVDFLITTGTLGRCIAEAATAAGLAQVFHA
- a CDS encoding UDP-N-acetylmuramoyl-L-alanyl-D-glutamate--2,6-diaminopimelate ligase codes for the protein MLDALRTDARAVGGRAPESVNVSHIAYDSREVRPGSLFVAVPGHVTDGHRFLGAAIGAGAVACIVERPEAVANPEETCVIAVNDARRALAIVSAAFHDWPGHRLTMVGVTGTNGKTTTTTLIESMLAAAGRVPGLIGTIHVKIGGEVRDARNTTPESLDLQQILGEMVTHGHDCVSMEVSSHALALERVTGCDFAVAVFTNLTQDHLDFHVTMDAYKAAKQKLFTGLRSTAWAVVNADDPHSADMAAASHARVMRYGVDTASAEVRAVDVRHEANGTRFHLVTPAGEADVSMRLCGRFNVYNALAAAAAALALDVPLATVAAALETVPPVRGRFETVDAGQPFRVIIDYAHTPDGLENIVRAARAITTGRVITVFGCGGDRDRTKRPKMGGIAAALSDTTVITSDNPRSEEPAAIIDEIVAGMPETGDRHVIVDRRAAIEAALAMARAGDCVIIAGKGHETYQIVKEQTLHFDDAEVAREALRKAVPQIGKEV